A single Osmerus mordax isolate fOsmMor3 chromosome 7, fOsmMor3.pri, whole genome shotgun sequence DNA region contains:
- the LOC136945237 gene encoding patatin-like phospholipase domain-containing protein 2 — protein MRKILPHDAHRLASGRLAVAMTRVPDGKNTLVSKYESREDVIQALLCSCFFPGYCGMVPPSYKGVHYVDGGFTSIQPLKGAPSSHILTVSPFAGEMDICPQGQESASWYCVVISGASFRVNVANGFRVIHALYPFHLETLEKAYSSGYRDTIRFLHDRNLVSYLSLVKTPSESCLALLPDGWTDLGAAWGEDTGGETEVKMEETNGEGEEEEGEEEEGEEEEETS, from the exons ATGAGAAAGATTCTACCGCACGATGCGCACCGACTGGCCAGCGGGCGCCTTGCGGTAGCGATGACCAGAGTTCCAGATGGCAAGAACACCTTGGTGTCAAAATACGAGTCCCGTGAAGATGTGATACAG GCACTATTGTGCAGCTGCTTTTTTCCTGGTTACTGTGGAATGGTGCCCCCAAGTTACAAGGGTGTG CATTACGTGGATGGCGGCTTCACCAGCATTCAGCCGCTGAAAGGGGCGCCATCTAGTCACATCCTCACCGTATCCCCGTTTGCCGGCGAGATGGACATCTGCCCCCAAGGCCAAGAGAGCGCATCGTGGTATTGCGTGGTCATAAGTGGAGCCTCCTTCAGGGTGAATGTGGCCAACGGGTTCAGAGTCATCCATGCTCTCTACCCCTTTCATTTAGAG acTTTGGAAAAGGCCTACAGCAGTGGATACAGGGACACCATCCGTTTCCTCCACGACAGGA ACTTGGTCTCGTACTTGTCACTGGTCAAAACACCGTCGGAATCCTGCCTGGCCCTGCTTcctgatggatggacagatcTAGGAGCAGCCTGGGGGGAGgacacagggggagagacagaggtaaagatggaggagacgaatggagaaggagaggaggaggagggagaggaggaggagggagaggaggaggaggag ACAAGCTGA
- the LOC136946389 gene encoding uncharacterized protein, with the protein MTDSKDRQRQGSLVVDLASLEQDLYLVMPAWLQKSMLCNILAYLSNNKLLWTYMSMRLLSYLLLPVTLPLCLFLINIQNIPSRGGWWSDLGVWLTQALNLTFWVWQDLRQFTFFAVNTIVSTIERNMEDWLEVEVEYEGPVVRPQGQWSSNLRLHLSSSSPTSRHTPSPPPDPLQYTVLFRLEVEPGEREVWMKSPKDISVKG; encoded by the exons ATGACTGACAGCAAAGACCGTCAGAGACAAGGCTCCCTGGTAGTGGATCTGGCAAGCCTGGAGCAGGATCTATACCTGGTCATGCCTGCCTGGTTACAAAAGT caATGCTCTGCAACATCCTGGCGTATCTAAGCAACAACAAATTGTTGTGGACCTACATGTCCATGCGATTGCTGTCATACCTGCTCTTACCcgtcaccctgcctctctgccttttCCTCATAAACATCCAAAACATACCCAG CCGGGGAGGATGGTGGAGTGACCTGGGGGTGTGGCTGACACAGGCTCTCAATCTCACCTTCTGGGTGTGGCAGGACCTGAGGCAGTTCACCTTCTTCGCGGTTAACACCATTGTCTCCACCATCGAGAGGAACATGGAGGACTG GCTTGAGGTCGAGGTGGAGTATGAAGGTCCAGTGGTGAGGCCTCAGGGACAGTGGAGCTCCAACCTCCGCCTtcacctgtcctcctccagccccacctctcgccacactccttctcctcctccggaCCCTCTCCAGTACACCGTCCTGTTCCGGCTGGAGGTGGAGCCTGGGGAAAGGGAGGTGTGGATGAAGTCCCCTAAGGACATATCCGTCAAGGGCTGA